From Brassica rapa cultivar Chiifu-401-42 chromosome A06, CAAS_Brap_v3.01, whole genome shotgun sequence:
tatgctccctaaataagtacacaaaccacaataaaattgctattctagagaaacggagacaacaatggttcaaaacctctctgaccatcatcatatgtttgttTATGATataactatgcaataaaacaatattgtcatattttttggaattttctcaaaatatatgtgttaacccctacaaaatattcagtttttgagcaaatggttaatataatgaaacctataatctttaatgttattttaaaatttctaaccacattctacattttttttaatgtattgtaaactatatttcttggtacatgggcatcgtcatatttttttatcaattaatttagtaaaacttcatatgctccctaaataagtacacaaaccacaataaaattaCTAGTCTAGAAAAAttgagacaacaaaggttcaaaacctctctggccatcatcatatgttacttcatgatacaactatgcattaaaacaacattgttagattttttgaatttttctcaaaatctatgtgttaacccctacaaaatattcagtttttgggtaaatattctatatactgaaacctataatctttaatgttattttaaaaattctaaccacattttatatttttgttaatgtattctaaactttattttatggtacatggtcatcgttatattttttatcaattaatttagtaaaatttcatatgctccctaaataAGTACaaaaaccacaataaaattgctattctagagaaacagagacaacaaaggttcaaaatCTCTCTGACAAccatcatatgttagtttatgatacaactatgcattaaaacaatattgtaagattttctgagtttttttaaaaaatctatgtgttaacccctaccaAATATTCAGTGTTTGTAGCTCTGGAGTTTTGGTTGGTGTGTTGTAGTATCCATACACTAATTTGTGTGCAGATTTAGTTTCCATTCTAATATGATGTAGTCTTTATTGATCTGTGTTTGGAGGTTCTTTCTCAGTATACTCTTGCCGTCCATTCATAAATTGAGATTCAAGAACCTCTTCTCATCATGAAGCTATGATACATGAATTGTCTAAACGCATAATCAACaagttaaaacaataaaaaaaggtGGGGACGAGAGATTTTGATTAAGAAAGCTACAGATTAGCTTCAAAAGCAAAGATACGAGTGTCTAATAATAGTTGTTGACCTGTGGAATGGCATCTCAAAATGTAATGAAAGAAACAAAGCATATTCATTTTTGTGTTTGTCTCCTTTCTAGCctttaaccaaaattttgagAACATTTCTCAAGTCCTCTTCACTCTGAATCGCTTTCCATGCTTCCCATTGCCTTCAATCCTCTTGGCCGCTTcataaaaacatgaaatgatATCAGATCATCTCAGCATTCACAAAGAAACTAAAGTGAATTCTCATTGACTTTATTGTGGAAAGCTAAAAAACAATGGTATACCTTTTTTGAAGTCTTCTTCTCTCTTACTTCATACCTCTCTTTGCACAGATCTGACAACCAAGTACCTGGACTCACCAGCTGCATAAAACATTACATAACCATGAGATTCGCATCACCTTGAAATAAATTATCGAGAACACAACAAAGGGACTCTCACAAGCAATGTCTTCTGAACCAACTTGGCTCGTTTCTTGGGTCTTTGAGGAAGCTTGCACCCTTTCATAGCCAAaaaatcttcttctttctctttattTGACAAAGTTATAAACAACTTTGGCCACACATGCTTCTTGGTTTCCTTCACAGGCTCCTTTATCATTTTCCCACTTTCATCAGTACCCATTGAACCCCTAGTTGTGTAGTATCTATCTTCCTTCTCAGGTGATGCCACAAACGATCTCCGTACATTACTTGGAAAATCTATGATCCTATCACCACACAGACACAACAAGGGTATTATTTACATCAATAAACTATTGAAATATCTTCAAGAGAGAAGAGCTCTGAATCAAGCTTACTTGTTTGGACGGTTAAGATGGCGAGAAGGGGAGCCTCTCTCGGAACAGGCAGCTCGGGACATGAGTTTGCGCTTAGACAAACCATCACTTGACTTGCGGCTCTGATCTTTCTTGACTTTCATGCATctaactctctttctctcccccCATTGCAACACAAAATCTGCTTCTGTGGTTCCATTTCCTCTTTGTCCTTTCACTTCTTCCATCACACAAACCTTACACAGAGATAAACACTCTTCCAGAAAAAGACAACCAAAAAATTCGCAACAACATTAACAAAGTTCAAGCCCCTCTCTATAGAGAAAAAGGTGAACAAATCATCTGATTTCTAACAAATTAACTGAACCAAACCAGAGATGAGAAGGCCAATATGTAGTAATTAATAGAGAAAACAAGGTTCACTAACCTCAAGATCTGCAGTTTAAACTCAACGACTTTAGCTTCTACAACACCAGAATCACCCTaacaaagaagaagatcaaaCACTGTCTTTTGTTTGAACACAATACTTGTATAGAAATGAAACTGCTTTGAGACTTTGCTTACCCTCTCTCTGGTCTTTACTGCGATGCTCACCTTTTTTACacatttttactattttttattacttattatttttactatttgCTGATTTTAATTGTATTTCCATTATTAACAGCCGTCGGATATGAAATGGACGCTTAGATGGACTTCTAGAAGTTAAAAAATAGCCTTAACCTGTTGTGTCATTACAGAAATTCGTTACGGATAATTGCAGATTATATTGCCACGTGTATTAATATGACAGGAACACGTCACACCGAGTTTAACTGGATAAAAGATCTCTCCAGTTCTGGCGATAAAATCTTTGCGTTAAGACAGTAAAGGTTTAGTACTACGCGCTGATGACAAAGCTGATTTTCCAGATTTATGACCAAAATCTCTATTGCGACTTCAAGGGCAGTGGAATGCACGCAGTAAAGATACAAGTGCGATTAGATTGAACTCTTTTCCAAAAGTAATTATTTTACTCAAACTTGGGCTAAGATGGGCCTTTCTCCATATTTTTCTAGCATCTATTATCCACTTcattaataaaacttttaaaattttcctaTTATGTTATTATCTGTTTTTCATCACCTACATACTGTGTTAATATTAGTTTTCtcatctaaatatttttttctaaatagatCATTCAAGAGTCTGTTTTTGAATCAAGAATAATATCCTTTATCTCTCTCTATTCTTAAGAAATTAGATTCATAATTTTGTAagttatataaatgtttaagcTTCTAGCCTGCTTTCAGGCCCAATGAGTTTTACATTATATTTAATCTGAAACTCACAAATTGTATATCCTTCACATATTTCATTCAAACGTCAgtgatttcataaaagactagCAAAAGTTAACAGCATAGTCGTACTAGTACTAGCATTCTTAAATGAACTCATTATAAGTAAAAACGTACTGTACTTCTTTTTTTCCTAGATAAAAAATTGTACAGtcaaaaaaggaaaatagaACTATAATATCAGTGAGATAAGATGTAGAAAAGCTCAAATGCAAAAAGTatatacttgttttttttttttgaactgaaaaAAGTATATACTTGTTATTTAGTACAATATAAGCAAAATGCATTGGTCACCAATACATAGCAACATTTTCTTAAACATATATTTAGACGTGTCTCTACATATATTTCTGAAGTTCCAAACGGTcaattgttctttttttttcagcttTATTTAAAcgataataaaatattttaatggttatatatgttttctattaCTTACTACGAAAGAGTACAAAAGGAggcaaaacaaaaagatttttgAACTAAGTAACTATATTTGAATCTCACCAACGGTCCACTAAATTTCAAAGTTCAAATGTTCCAACTTGGAACTCATTATGTGTTGGTCAGAAAAGtttaatcttttatttaaaaagtgaACATAAGAAATATTGAATCTGGCTTTCTCGTTGGGTCCCTTGTTTAAATTATCTGCTGATTTAAAACTTCAACCGTTACTCCTAATTCATTAAGAACTAAAGGAGAGTTATATGTTATTCCTGACCAAAAAAGAAggttttatgttatttaaatttcgAAACCGAAAACAATAGCTAAGACTTCATTTGTTATGTGGTTTCCGGGTCCACAGAAACAGTCCAGCCTTAGGCATATGATTATGAATAATTGTATGTTTGATTCTTTTAATCTAGTCCAGCTAGTTTTTAGTTtggggcaaaaaaaaaaaaataattcagtATTGCAATGATCAAACGAAGACATAAAATTGAACAGCTCtcttaaaactaattaatcCTTTTGGTAGTTGGTCATTTTCTTAGTTTCGGGTGAACGTTGGTACGAAACACTTCAAGGAAACACTAAAACGGCTAGTTGACCCTTTAATGAAATGAAATATATTATAGTGATTCTTGAAGGAAACAAATAGTTCCAATGAAGACAAATTCTGCAATAAATATGTTACTataagttttttatatataataaattctgcaacaaatatataactataagttttttttataaaaacaattcatTTGTTTTCTAAACTAATGTTTTAGTAATTAGAAttcagtttttaaaaatttactaaTAGTAATAGGCTAATAGCTAATCTTAGAACTTTAAATTtctttagttttaaaagcagaaataattagaataaaaaaacaattgatgTAACTTTTTGAACTAGTCATGTGAACGTTTACAAACAAATTAATTATAACCAaactttttcttgttttataaaagtttatattgTGAGGTTGGAAATGAATAAGGAGAAAAATGTGGTTTGGACCAATAGACAGCCAATATGCCAGCTGTGAAAGTCTCTCCTTATGTTGTATAAATAGACACAATACCATTCTCACAGCTATTATCATCATAAGTcataacacacacacacatacaatagaaaaacaaattatttctttctttcaaaTTTGTTCTTCTTCATACATCAAAGCGAAGAAATGGAGGCAAAGAAGATGATGGTTGTTTTCATGATCGTTGCTGTGGCTTTCTCAGCCGTCGGACAAGCGGCGGCTGCCACAGTGGAAGCTCCAGCTCCAAGCCCAACATCTGATGCTGCTATGTTCGTACCAGCATTGTTTGCTTCTGTTGTTGCTTTGGCATCTGGTCTTCTCTTTTGAGCCAAAAACAAACATTTATCATTCTTTTTCCCCTctattaattttattgttttttctaATGATTTTGTGTGTGGTTTGATTCTATAGAGTGTTGTATTATTCTTAATGCAACCATCCGTTTCTATATGTGTTTCTATGTATCATCATCATTTTTCATTGTTTATGGATTCGTTTTATCTTACAAAGTATCCACTAATCCATGAAAGGCATCACATAACTTGTTAATGGACGTTACAAACTTTATCAGATTTCATTGATTTGGGTTCACAAAAAGATTCAATAAGAGAGAGGGGATACTTTGGAATTGTCTAAGAGTTGGTGGAATCAATGATGTTATGAGCTGTATTTGGAAGGAAGTGTGGGGGCACTATGATGCCGACATCATCATAATGGTGATATGGTGCCTCAAGGCAACATGAGTTTCCATGTGTCTCGCCACAGAAAGAAAGCTAAAGATGACCCCACAATAAATGATATTTAATGATTGAACCACACAACAATAGTTGCAGTAATCCATCCATATATGTAAGCCAATCAGTAGAGTTAAAACCTGATCTGAATCACAAATATGCGTTAGCCTCTTAGGGCGACCGAGTGGTTGAGAACCAAGCCTGTTAGAATCTTCAGCTCATCAGCTGCACAACTCATGCAAGAGTCATGATTCATTATGGGACTGATCAAGAGAAAACTATTATGCTTAGCCCCAAAGATAGCAATATTCTACAAGTATTTCCCTGAGAAAccaatattaataatattgtgTCGACTTTACAGAGGAATGATAAATAAAGTCAAATTACAAATACAAAGGGGCTATAAGGAAACTAACCTATGCACCTAAAGTGAATCACAACAAGTAGAGCAAAGCCGTAAatgctaattttttttacagaGTTCTTAAGCCCCAAATAAAAACCTGAACTACATCTAGTAGATCTACACCACTTCTTCCTACTTTATAATGTATAGCACTGGTGAACTAGCCCAAGAAACCTAAGTGCCTTAAACATGACAGATTACTCAGGAGGTGCAGGACAGGACAGAAAGCTTGGTCTCATCTTTTGATACTGAACTTGAGTGATATGCTCCTGCATTGTTTCAAACTCCCGACTTATCTGGTAGCCTGGAGCGTTCTTTATCCGCAAAATGAAGCAGACGACTCAGTCTGAGAACCACATCACAGTGAGATGGCAATGCAGTCCGCCTATCCAGATATGCTGGACTAACAGTCATCCACGATAGAGCATGGAGTTCTGCTGCAATTGACTCAAGGATTAGATGGCTTTCAACCTCAAAATCTCTAGTTTCTTTGGTCCCTCCACCGCCTTGCTTCATGATTCCTTGAAGAACTTTGTCATGAGCGTTGTCATAACCACCATAATAGTCTATGAGACTTACAGAGAGAACTGATGGCCATTCTTCTTTCACGTTTATTCTCGAGTCTTTTCTCATGGAAGGCACAGCTTTTGAAACAACAAATCCGGTAGACAAGGGGATTGCACAGCCTTTGCTGTGAAGGAGGTGAGCAAGTGGAGGTGATTCTGCAGTTAAACATGTGGGAAGCTGAAGAGGACTTGGGTGAAGAAAGCGCATGTTGGGTGATGGTATCATCATGTAAGAGAAAGCCGTTGACCCAAGAGACTTGACTGGAGTGAAACCTTCAATGTAATTTGCTGCACTCATACCAGTACTGCTCTGGCCACCTCCTGCGTAATAAACATGCAAGTCAGTATCCTGCTCCCTTAAAATTGTGTGAACTGAGGAGAACAATAGAAACCAATAAGAAACTAACCAGGAGATACCAACTCAGCCGGAAGAACAAAATGCAGAGAATGATCAAGTGAAATAGAAGCAAAACTGATGCTGTGAACCCACTGAAACAAACCCCTTGGAGTACCAGAAATGGTTTGTCCACCCATTGTTTGCTTTCTTCCAGCAGAGTGCCCCATACCGCCTTTCACAAAGGTGGATGGTTTTGAGTGAGAGCCATAGAGTGTGCTAGTTGACGAGGCTCTCTCCTGAATCAAACTCAGATCATGCTGTTGCAAGGAAGGTCCGTTGCTATTGGTGGCTACGCCAGAAGGTGCAGAACGTCGAAGTTGAATAGGCCACTTCTTAATCTCAGGACCTCCAGCTGTGTAAATTGCCTTTTGCCACTCTGTTATATAAATTGGAAGTAGGGTTATGAAACAAGCAATAATAGAGAACTCTACTTCCATTTGGATGTAAAGGAAAAAGAAGCTAAGTTACCTAGGTACTCAAGCTCAAAGAAACTCCCAATGCGTGTAATGACAAAATCCCTGGGTTTGAAAGATCCACTGTCAGGGGAGGAACATGCCTGTAGTATCTGACATCCCTGCTGCAGAACTTGAACAAAAAGACACTGCAGCCCTTTCGTATCCTGTCTACTGCTAATCCCACCAAAGGGGAATATATGTGTGTCAAGCAATTCACCCCTGGCGTCAGTCCAGATGCTTACAAGCCATCTCCAGTCCTCTGTCCAACCGTAGCAGCAATGTAAGCTTGGAACAGCCTTCCCTTCAACCTGTGATGCATCCCCCTGGGAGCTTGTACCTTCCATTGAATTGACGCCAAGTCCTGAACCTCTGCCACCATCCTCAGGTATTGGCTTTGAAGACTCGGATCCTAAGCCGCCGAAAGTAGGTGAAACTCCACGATCCACGGAACCAGGCTCGGAAAGGATGAAAAGCGGTTCAAATAGATAGAAAATTTCCTCATTAATGTAAAAATCTCCATTTCTGTTTGAGTCGCAGCTTACTCCTCCAGATCTTGTTATTTGCCAGCTACTATCCCAACTACTCGTTCTAATGCTACCATCAATATCACCATCTCTTGGATGTGTAGAACCTGTCATTCGAGAACTGACGCAGTCTTTCCAGATTCCTGAGATAGAATTCACTGAAGCCAAGGCTGAAGAGGATCTGTTAGATAATGATGATGAGAGAAATGCATCATTAGGCATTCCTCTTGAAATTCGCCGAGCTTTATTGTAGACAGAAAAGGCAGTATCCTTGAGGATGACAAGCTCATTAAAGCTTGGACTTGTTATCCGGAAAATAGAATCAACAGACACCACTTGTAGAACTAGCTTAGGGACGCTAAACCCCGAAAGCACTGGAATGTGAGATATTGATGCTTCGTCTACAGCAGCAGAACTACCAAATGCCCTTGCAACCTGACTATTAAGTAACGATCTCCTGTCTCTATCTGGCTTTATCCCTGATCCAAGTGCTATAGACGATTCAACGACTGTCCTTAAAACTGCCGAAGGGTCGGGAAATGGACACACTATGTACACTACCTGAAAGAAAAATAGAAGCCAACCAAGTATCAACAGCTACACTTGGTAGAAGTGGGCAAATAAATACGTGTCCCAGTTTCTAACTCATACTTACCATGCATGGAGTAGCTGACCCTTCTTTCTGGTTTGTGTAAAGCCCAGACCCAAGCTTAAGACCTTTCAGCGCTTTTGACAAAGACTTCAGATAGCTATTTACATTCCACCCATTCGACAAGGAGAGAAAATAATCACTGAGAGATCCCAGAAGCGACGTGTTATTGCTTTCAATCTTCATCGATTGAGGGCAATCAAGCAGAACAAATCCTGACGAGGATAATCTTCCAGCGTCAGTTTCCATTTGATTTCCTAGGATCTGTGGCAAATGGGTTCCCAGTCTGCACGTTTCATAAACTATGCAACAAAAGGTTCATGTCATGTTTAAAGAACATAATcacaaattcaaaatatataaattcgtTGGCTCACCAGTTCCAAGTTGTTGGAAGAAATCAACAGCAGCACTGGTTAAAGGATCTATATCCGGGCATACAACAGTATAGTTCATCTGCGAAAGGTAACAAAGAACAATCACAGGTATCTTAGTGGTCAAGAGTATCAACTAGCCTAAACTGCGTAAAACAAAAGCAAATCTCTCAGGCGTAATCCTTAAATGCTCACATTTTTCGGCAAAGCATATGGCTCGAAAGGGGCCTTTTCCCAATGTGGCAAGGAGTTGGTTGAAACCTTAAGCCAGTCATCTTGGTATCTGTCACAAGTGATGGACACATAAGTAACAGAACGAAATCATGAATACTTCAGGAAATAATCCAATCAGAAGGAGATCTTGATAAAAACCACATTCTATTAAAAACATTTACATTCAAACTACTCATAGAACAGACATCGGCATACATACCCGACAAGTATAGAGGGTGATGGAAGAACAAAAAGTGTAGGTCGGAGTAACTCTGAACTGTATATATCTTGGCTCTGAGCAGACTCCTCTCCTTTCCCACCATCTATTGCATTTGACACTGCTTGTATGCAAAGAAATAATAGAATCAACAGCCACAGTCGAAACGACAGAGTTCAACGAGATGATAGCCAGCGTGTGAGAccgaaaaataatcaaaatgcATTTGCTACCTTCACTCAGGACTGACTCGGCAGTAGATCCCTCGGAAATAGATACTCCATCCATCGATTGATTTCGGCCCTTGCACCAATCTGTGACATATAATGGGCCGTCTGACTGACCAAATGCGGATTTCAGAGCTGTCTTGATGTCAGATTGCAGTAGAGTAATGACAGAGGAAGGAAAAACctggaaaggaaaaaaaaatctccaGAATCAGGTTTAAGCCGGCAGAACATCCTGTACCATATAAATAACCAGTAGTCGCACAGGGAACAAATGAGGTTACACCATTATGAAAGTTTACCTCAGCAGAGAGTGGGTCAACTAGCTTGACACCAGCAATGTCCAGAGAATGGCAGGAAGCCAAAGTTCCCCCACAGCCTGCATGGCCAGCAGAGGGTCCACACGACAGTTCCCGTCTCCACAACTCTTCCAGTGCAAGCCAGCCATAAGGTCCATCCCCACAATCTGAATCCAGAGCTAAATCAACGAAAGAAGTAGCTTGCTGTACAAGTAGCGCTATTCCATCTAGAAGCTCCTGCAATGGCTGCCTTTGTCCATAAGAAAGCAAACTGTTTTCGCTAAATGAACTATGGGGCAAGGATGAGCCTGCTTCAATGTTTGGCGAGCTAGCAGGTTTTGCTGTTTTTGGGACTGAAACAGTCCGCCACACGCCAACTGGTGCACTCATGTGGCTGTCTAACATTCCTCCATCGAAATCTCCAGCTATTCTAGTAGGTACTTCTTTCTTATATATCTCGTTCCTTCCAGATACGTTGTCTGTCAGACTACTTGGCTCATTTGGCACCTGGTTCAGGAAGAAGTTTCCACTAAGCCTACTCAGACTAACAGGAGAACTGTGCTTCGAAGAAATGGCTTTGTGCCGCATCCTATACATGAAGGCTTGGAACATAACGCTTCCCACGTCTGTTGCCAGCAAGGTCTTTGAAGATAATAAAGTACTAACAACAGCAGATATACCGTCAGTCTTTTTCCCCTGTACGATCTTAACAGCACTAGAAGCATTgtagtttgaatattttaacTGAGACACACCCTCCTTTTTACTATTGTTGTCACTGATTAAAGTAGGTAGCTTATCATACCGGCCCTTTCTGCCCTCTACCTTAGTGTACAAAGTTCTGCCATCATTACCAATGTATGCTTTTGATCCAAGCAAAATCTTATCGACTGCTCCATCAGAATCAGTGGCAGGTGGGGTGGGTCCATAAACATAGCTACTCGTTCTTGAATTTGAACTCTCCACTTTATGAGATTTGGGAAGATATGGGCTTTTGAAAGACGTCGAAGAAATCTCGCTCATAGGTGCTTCAACAGCTCCATACTCAGGAGCAAAGGTCATCATAGCTTCTGCTTTCATCAAATGATCGAACTCACTGTTAGAAGAGCTTAACATTTGATTAGAAGGAGCTGAAACTGAAGTGACACTGTTGTTGAGGACTTCTTGACTTTTGATAAGGCCTTCATCAATGATAGGGGGAGCAGGATTGAAGCTCTCAAAAGACGAAAACCCAACGGGCAACACAATCTGGTCTGATACATCCATCGTATCCATTGGACTAGAACCTACATCAGCAGAATCTGAAGGAAGTATGAGGGAATGCGACTCTGCTGTTCCCGGCGGCTACACAAACATAAAAGGTGCTTTGTTAGGTAAGGATTGAACACCAAAGGCAACATGACCAGAACACAGTAAGAGGCACCACCATCCACTCAAACCTTTACAACATACAGTCTAGATTTATGAACCAATGCAGGAGAACGCAAGTaataattgttttattataataagGATAACAGAAGACGGGAATTACCTCGCCAAAAGGTAACGCATCATTCTCAAAGAAGTCACCAAAGTCTCCAAACTCTGAAAGAAGTGCTTGGATATCCATGCCAACTCctctatcatcatcatcgtcatcatcccAATCCCAACCAAATTGATCATTTGCAGTACCTGGAACATCAGCTTATTAGTTTTAGTAGAACCCAATCCTGACGTATTTGCTTCTTGAATAGGTGCATTAGAGACAGTACCTACTTGACCGAATGACTCTGCCATCCCTGTTCGCGGCCGCTTGGAACCCTGCAAAGGATGTTATGTTACTGACTGGTTATCAGTACTATTCGTCTCTATCCTTGCCACAGATAAAAGCCATACCAATTTTGGGTGATCATCATTACAAGTCAAAGAATCTGCATCCGCATCAAGGTCACCAGTTCTTGAAGTCATTCTCCAACCACTCCCACTAGAAGCACTACTTGTTGAACTAATGCTGCTATTACCGCTACTGCCACTGCTATTATAGCCATTTTTTTCAAAGAACCCATCACTCTTATTTCCAGACGATCCAAAGAAGTCAAAATCACCAGCCCTGCATAAAATAGACTATAAATGTTCAGGGATCATGAACAGACTATAAATGTCCAGGATTGCATAAAATAGACTATAAATGTCCAGGATTGCGTTTCAGACCTCTATGAGTTCCCTTTGATGTTCAGAATGTATCCGAAATAGAAGAAAAGGACTCACCAGTGCATAAATAACGATGAGCCTGCTAGAGATGGTCCTATCCAGTTTTGAAGCCAAAATCTGCAAGTATGATTTCACCTTGCATCAGCTCCAAGCTGGGGAAATATAACAAATATTACATCTATTTCAAGTTGACGCTCTGTAACGTGTGTTGAAACAATTCCTAAAACCTCTCTCACTATGATCCTACAAGTCAGTTTTCTGAATACATACATGCACACCCTGACAAAATTGTAGACAAATTCAACAGACTATATAAATTATCATTAGCCAACAACATTAATAACCAATTCGGATCTCACCGTTAACCATCCAACAACTTCTAAATAACTTCTTCACCTTGACATTTTACCTTTTCAAAGAAAATTTAGCAAATGCCGACTGTAAAATTGGCACAAGCACGGCCTCAGCTGGATATATGAACTTTTTTTCACACATCGATGCTATATCTGGGTGTCCTTTCCGGTGATCTTTACTCCCAACTGATGTTTGAGGAACATTCACCGCAAAGGTTGAATTAGTTTGACTTGTGTTGTCATTTATATTTTGGCAGCAACCAAGTGTAACTTCCACGTAACAATGATCGCCATTTATCAGACGGGACCCACTACCAGCATGAGGAGGGAGGCCAATATACCCACTTGAAGACCTTAAGTTTCCAGAACTGTATGAGAAAATAAACTAACCTTAGTTGACAAAATTGGTTTGCTCAGACTAACAGCTATGCATTTAAATGAAAAAGAACATTGAGTGGGACAATAGATAGCAAAGGTATGAATTGCACCTGAAGTAGACTTGCTTGACAAGGTCATTGGGACAGAATCCAGTGAGGCTACCCCGCATTCCATGAGGAGAAACAATCACTGGTGGGAATAACATAAGCCTGTGAGAAGTGTAACTATCAAAGAAAAAGCTCCTATCTTTCTAGAAACATGTGCAGAAGATAAACGATTCATTTAAGGTCTCAATTCAACAATTTTGTCTTCAAAGAGTTACATCTAGCACAATCTATAATTTCCACTATTGGAAAACcgcagaaagaaaagaaacagcgATAAGCTCTGCTCGAGGAACTTAGATGCAACTAGACTACACGAGCTTCTTTTCAGAGTTCAAAAGTCGCATCTCTCAATTCATTCACTAGCATATCAATACATATCATAGACAAGTACTCAAAACTTAGCATCGCAGATGATGAATTCAAGAAATGACTAACCTGGAAGCCTATAACTGGAGTTTTTCAAGGAACTCCTTGACAGCCTCTCAGCATCGCCACTTGAAAGTGTCCGTACATTCCTTCGCGCATTAAAACCAATGTTAGTTTCCCAATAACAATAAGACGCACTAATGGAACATGTATAACAAGTATGTTTACGGACTTGGCAGAAACAATGACATGGACAAAAACTGCCTCTTCGGTAGCAGCAAAAACGAATTCAACAGTAAGACGGCCCCTCCTGCATAAAGATCCAAGGATCATTAGCCACACACACACCTAATCATACACTTCTTTTGATTTTCGAAATTACACTCAGGAAACCAAGGTCTTGCAGGATCACATCTACTTAGTGAAGAGCAGAAGCTACAACAAGTTGCAGGTACCTCAAATATTCTTCATTTTGAGGGCTGACTTTTGAAAACACATCTCCAAATCTCATGTAAGA
This genomic window contains:
- the LOC103871044 gene encoding mediator of RNA polymerase II transcription subunit 13; translation: MWTNVFRIGGLHHVSWFQFLPSEAELNPTSDTSSRAEQNDVATYLVLSSHLRLQKEGFLSTWTNSFVGPWDPSQGLYNPDEKIKLWLFLPGRHSSITDKAQAAVSKLRVVASGIWVAPGDSEEISVAFSQSLRNCIERALSGLSYMRFGDVFSKVSPQNEEYLRRGRLTVEFVFAATEEAVFVHVIVSAKNVRTLSSGDAERLSRSSLKNSSYRLPVIVSPHGMRGSLTGFCPNDLVKQVYFSSGNLRSSSGYIGLPPHAGSGSRLINGDHCYVEVTLGCCQNINDNTSQTNSTFAVNVPQTSVGSKDHRKGHPDIASMCEKKFIYPAEAVLVPILQSAFAKFSLKRFWLQNWIGPSLAGSSLFMHWAGDFDFFGSSGNKSDGFFEKNGYNSSGSSGNSSISSTSSASSGSGWRMTSRTGDLDADADSLTCNDDHPKLGSKRPRTGMAESFGQVGTANDQFGWDWDDDDDDDRGVGMDIQALLSEFGDFGDFFENDALPFGEPPGTAESHSLILPSDSADVGSSPMDTMDVSDQIVLPVGFSSFESFNPAPPIIDEGLIKSQEVLNNSVTSVSAPSNQMLSSSNSEFDHLMKAEAMMTFAPEYGAVEAPMSEISSTSFKSPYLPKSHKVESSNSRTSSYVYGPTPPATDSDGAVDKILLGSKAYIGNDGRTLYTKVEGRKGRYDKLPTLISDNNSKKEGVSQLKYSNYNASSAVKIVQGKKTDGISAVVSTLLSSKTLLATDVGSVMFQAFMYRMRHKAISSKHSSPVSLSRLSGNFFLNQVPNEPSSLTDNVSGRNEIYKKEVPTRIAGDFDGGMLDSHMSAPVGVWRTVSVPKTAKPASSPNIEAGSSLPHSSFSENSLLSYGQRQPLQELLDGIALLVQQATSFVDLALDSDCGDGPYGWLALEELWRRELSCGPSAGHAGCGGTLASCHSLDIAGVKLVDPLSAEVFPSSVITLLQSDIKTALKSAFGQSDGPLYVTDWCKGRNQSMDGVSISEGSTAESVLSEVSNAIDGGKGEESAQSQDIYSSELLRPTLFVLPSPSILVGYQDDWLKVSTNSLPHWEKAPFEPYALPKNMNYTVVCPDIDPLTSAAVDFFQQLGTVYETCRLGTHLPQILGNQMETDAGRLSSSGFVLLDCPQSMKIESNNTSLLGSLSDYFLSLSNGWNVNSYLKSLSKALKGLKLGSGLYTNQKEGSATPCMVVYIVCPFPDPSAVLRTVVESSIALGSGIKPDRDRRSLLNSQVARAFGSSAAVDEASISHIPVLSGFSVPKLVLQVVSVDSIFRITSPSFNELVILKDTAFSVYNKARRISRGMPNDAFLSSSLSNRSSSALASVNSISGIWKDCVSSRMTGSTHPRDGDIDGSIRTSSWDSSWQITRSGGVSCDSNRNGDFYINEEIFYLFEPLFILSEPGSVDRGVSPTFGGLGSESSKPIPEDGGRGSGLGVNSMEGTSSQGDASQVEGKAVPSLHCCYGWTEDWRWLVSIWTDARGELLDTHIFPFGGISSRQDTKGLQCLFVQVLQQGCQILQACSSPDSGSFKPRDFVITRIGSFFELEYLEWQKAIYTAGGPEIKKWPIQLRRSAPSGVATNSNGPSLQQHDLSLIQERASSTSTLYGSHSKPSTFVKGGMGHSAGRKQTMGGQTISGTPRGLFQWVHSISFASISLDHSLHFVLPAELVSPGGGQSSTGMSAANYIEGFTPVKSLGSTAFSYMMIPSPNMRFLHPSPLQLPTCLTAESPPLAHLLHSKGCAIPLSTGFVVSKAVPSMRKDSRINVKEEWPSVLSVSLIDYYGGYDNAHDKVLQGIMKQGGGGTKETRDFEVESHLILESIAAELHALSWMTVSPAYLDRRTALPSHCDVVLRLSRLLHFADKERSRLPDKSGV